The DNA sequence ttcatgttttactcaggtgtttattatttcttatcagtaaaacagtctcactactgtgagttcagcttttcattagaaggcacaaaatggctacaATCTCTTGTtccaaggtcttttaagactaaactatccaattaagaactgacacctagattattttcccttttaacccaataactgatcccaaagagccccagtgtggacttttctgcccagttacaaaatgccacccaaacccatgaagaagaaggaagaagcagcatgaagaagaaacccaggacagcaccctgtgctctccatcctgcttccatccacaacacactaaaaatcccaaaaccctaAATTTCTCCCCAAGTGACACACCTACACTgctctctataatctatttcacattTCTGTGGATTCTGGTCTATCTTGAAATccaggaaactttctccatgaatgagggtcagagtcagtgctgccctgggggtcagggcaccccagagcagacacagaaatattcccagtgccctgggtttccacacCTCCTTTGCTGGGAAACCCCTGGGAACAGCAGGATGAAGAGTAGGGACATCTCTGCTgtcctcagccctgctgtgggtgggacATGTCCTGTTCCTTGTGCTTGTGCTCACCTGAGAGCCCTTGGCCTTCTTTAATCAGTGGAAATTTGGGCCACGCAGTCCATGGCATGACCTCTAAAGGAGAATGATGAATCAATCCCTGTTTGCACCTCAGCCATCCTTCTGGATGAAGGCGCAGTGCCCAccctgtccctgggctcagccctgcccctcctgtccctccctgcaggTCAGCACCCGAGAGCTGAGGCGCAAGGACGACGAGATGAAGAGCATCCGTGTCAATGCCCTGCTCCACGTGGGGGCCATCGTGGCCGTGGACATCTTCTTCCACTTCTTCTACATCCTCACCCTCCCTTCTGACCTGAAGTTCGTGAACCGCCTCTCGGACTGGTCCCTGGGTGAGTGGCCATGCTCGGGCACCTTCACCCCTGCTCTCAGCTCCCAGGCAGTGGTGAGTGATCCTGATCTCCATCCACCCCCCTTGAGAGGCTTTGGGAATGCCTGTGTTGGACAGGTGTGAGTAAAAACCCCTCATCCttgctctgcacagagctgggttGGGCAGCACTGGAAGGCACGTGGTGCTGGTCTGGCCTTTTCACAGGGTAAATTGTTATTTTGGGGGTTAAGGAGCTGAGCACCAAGATATTTTTGCTACCTTTGGACTGGGAGGGAGCTCAGCACCTCTAAAAAatcagcaggacacagcaaaCCATGTGCAGCAATGCAAAGCCTGATTACATGTAAGGAAAGTTGTCCATagagtggtcaaacactgggAGAGGTTATGGATTGTCCCAAAAGGGTCTATTCAACACTGACATGGACAATGTCCAGGCTAACGTAGTCTCTACCTAAAGCTGGGTGTTCTCCAAGCATGGCTGGGCTGGAGACCTCCAGAAGTCAAATTCCCAGGATGTGTGATGGGAGCAGCATTGgccttcagctggcagctgcatGGAGGGTTCCAGGTGACCAAATCCATGTCTGATGGCAGCATTTCAGACACCACCACACAGCAGAGGCcaagcaggggctgcaggagcctcctGTCTCTCCAGAGTGGCAGCTTGAGGccaggataaaatcctgatgcAGCTGCAGTGGCACTAACAAGGATTTAGGGTGTCCCAAGAGCCCTGGATTGACAGACCCCATGTTACTCCAGAGGGAGCTGAGCTCTTCTGACTGTACTGACCATGGTGGGAGCATCCCTTAATCTGGGAGCTGGATCCCACCAACACAGGGGCATTTTAGCAGCTCTTTGCAGAGACATTTGAAATCTTTAgtagctgtccctgcagggtttGCTTCCCGGTGTAAGACACCTCTTTAAGTCAGAGGTTCTGTAGCATGGACATCCATGgccagagggagctggggtaGGGGGAATTTTGATGGAGGTGCCAATAAAAGCTCAGAGGGCAGACCTGAGACCTGCTTAACAAGCCTCAGAGAGAAGGCACAATGATGGAATAAATTACTGCATAAGCAGAGTTTCTTGGACTACTAAGACCAATAAGCAGTTTGCTCCCTAATACCCCAAGAAGAAATTGTCCTTTGGTTCAAGCCTCTTAAAAAACttagttttaaattatttgccaTGCAGAAATCCTGATGCATTCCGTGttcctttttccccatttgaCTCCCATTTTTGCTCCAGCTGGCCTGGCCTACTCCAATTTGGTGTACGACTGGGTGAAGGCTGCTGTCATGTTTGGGGTCATCAACACCATCGCCAGACTGGACCACCTggacccaccccagcccccaaAATGCATCACCATGCTCTACATCTTTGCTGAGACGTGAGTACCCTGAATGAAGAGTGTTTGAGCTGGACAGGACCTGCGTGGAGGGGAGGACACCTGggctgtcctgggcagctgctgtgtgAGTTGGAGGCCACCTGAAACCATAGACTAGACCTGGCCAGAACCCAGGGAAAAATTCTTAGGTGGGGAGAAATAGATAAGGAGAAAATTAAACCACGTCTCCGGTGGCATCTGTGCAAGGAAGGAGCCTGGAGGACTTCTGTGAGCAAGGTCCAAGATGTGCCTTGCCAGGGAATTGGCTGTTTTCTCTGTTTCCACAGGTTTTTATTGTCATTGTGTGTTTTAACATGTtcttataattttatttttaggcaTTTTGACAGAGGGATTAATGACTGGCTGTGCAAGTAAGTGTCCAGTTGACCACCTCTAGTCTGGTTCAGGGTCTTCCCTTCCATCCCAGAGCAATGAAGCATCTCATGCTGTTCATCCCAAGGTGTCCTCTCTTCTGGATAAATCCCACTATTTGCTCTGTTTAGCCCCAAACCCATTGAATTAATTGCACAAAGAACAGCCCCCTCCTCCAAAGCTGGGAATGAACGAGTGCTGTCCCAAAATCCCTTTAGATCCGGTGGGTTTAGCCTTCCCCCAGAGGAGGAAGAGCCAGCTTTACATTTCTGCAGGAGGAAAGGGGAACTGAGCACTGTAGCTCCATCTGCATCTTCCTCAGCTCTTCACCTCCTTCCATCCATGAAATCACAGCAGCAAACCTCTACTGAGAGGGGTGGTGGCTGCTTTGTGATAAAATCCTGAGCACCAGCAAGTCTGAGAGACCCCAAGTTTTACCTGCCAGGGCGGGAAAGGTGGATATTTTGTCCTTGAGTATTTATAGGTTTGTAGGAACACAAGTCCCAAGCGGTTGGGGCACAGCAAAAATCAATTTATTGCCAGAACATCCCTCCTGTTTTTACTGGGATGCTCTGGGCTGACCTGTCTGTGAGGAGCTTGGGAAAAGAAAGTCCAGAGGCGTCTTCTGGATTACAGGGAGTGTGGTGTTTGTGAGGGTCctaggatgagggaagagatgaatctgactctATATTCTTGGAAGGCTGAtctattatattatgatattatattaaaagaaatgATATACTAGAACTATACTAAATTACAGAGAAAGGATACATCAGAAGGTTTGACAAGAATGATTAATAAAAAGTTTGACTCCTCAGAGAGTCCGACACagctggctgtgattggtcattaagaaaaaacaattccCATGCTGGATAAACAATCTCTATATTGTATtctaaagcagcaaaacacactCTGAagcttctcaggaaaaaaatcctgggcaaatgTCACTATAAGACACAAAATAACACGACATGGACATGCTGATGCTCTCGAGGTGAAAAAgggagtttattttctgactccaacatttatagagtggcagtggattggagggtgacagtgccacctctccaatgacactggacaaatcAACAGTCCAtgaaatttctcctcctccataaaagaatgcaaaacaataagttatttacagaaagtgtgtgagaaagtgcgttacaagaatgtaaacttagaagaactttaaaaaatcagggcgacaggcaaagaggatttttcagaaaatatcacgGTGACACAGGGAGCACCAACCAGCTTCCCTGGCTTTCAGGTACGTGTACGACCACATTGGAGAGAACCACGACAACATCCTGAAGGAGCTGGtggccagcaccaccaccttTGCCATCACCACGCTCTGGCTGGGGCCCTGCGAGGTCGTTTACATCTGGTCCCTCGTCAACTGCTTCGGCCTCAACTTCGAGCTCTGGGTGCAGAAGTTCTTCCAGCTGGGGCCCTTTGCCAAGCTGGAGGTGAGGAgatgggctgcagaggggatggggacagccccagggggctgggggatgtctgTGCCTGGAGGGAGCTCACACGGGGTTGTAGGGATCAGGTTTTtggctgaggaagaggagcagaatccctgaggatgCCATGGAGCTCCTGCCTGGAGACCTGGAGGTCTTTCCTGTGGCCTtcaaaatcatggaatcattaaggctggaaaagaccagCTCTCTTTTGCCTCCTCTCTGGGATTGCTCTGGGATCACTCTGGGACCCCaaggcagggggtgggatggaTGATccttaagatcccttccaacccaaaccctccCATGTGTCTGTGATCCTACAATTACCATGAAATTGTGTCTAACATCTTGCTCCTGCCCATGGGACCCAGCCCAGGGTCCCAGAatgtccaccactaaaccacatcctTAAGTGCTGCATCCAcgtattttttttaacttttccagggatggtggcatCCCTGGACAATCCTTGGGAtcagctgctgagctgtgcaAGGGAAGCACAGTCCTGGTGCTCTGTGTCCCTTCATTCCATGCGCTTTGTCACCCACCCAGAGCAAACAaactcctggccctgtgctgcttcagGGGAATTCAGATTGGGGTGGAAATTCCAGAGGGAAAACAGAGGTGCAAGAGAAGGAGGAATGCATCTCCAATGAGGCATCAAAGTGCCACAGATGGACACAAAATATGAGATATCTGTCAATATCTGTCCTTGGGAATGTGTCTATGCATATGGGGAATATTCTATGGGGAATATTCAGATCCTATGGGGAAATGTTCTTATATTTCCTTATGGGATTAATTTGTTCTTCTTGTTCCACAAAGCATCTTGGCATTCTCATTGGTTTTGAtctgatttcttttaaaagcaacTGTTTGGATGCtagaacaaattatttttaaataataataatttaatcataattttaataataattttaataatttgtgCCCTGTCTTTGTCTGGGACCAAAGTGTCTCAGGGACATACTGGAAAAAACTCCCATCCTGAAAACAATTATCTTCCTGCTGGAATCTGAAATGCAAGAAACTCTCAGAACTTTAAATCTGTGAACCAAAGCTTAGAATTAAACACAAAGTTTAATCTAAAACGTTAAAAAAAACCTTCCAAActtaaatattaaaacaaaaaatataaatttataatttaaaacaaaaactaaatttaagggtttaaaattttaaatataaaaatgcaaaatagctacaaaaataaacaaaaattaaaatacaatacTATAAATTtacatatctatatatatctcATTATATAACATTTATAATTTATCTAtcattatataattttatataatataatgcataaatatatattatataatcaATATCATTTATAACTTATATAtcattatatatatatcaatTAACTAAAAAAATACACTATAACACAAATCCatacaacaaaatatttaaaaattaaatgaaaacataaatATCCTTATTAACAATATTTTATTCATCAATACCTCCTTAAATCTTATAACTAAAAATCTTATAACCTTTTAAACCATATTATAAGAATATAAGCCAGATTCACCCTTCCAAcctataaaaaattaaatattgagataaaatataaaaaccacataaatataaaaaaatatttttttaataaaccacattgtcaaaataaataaaactaaaaataactaTAACTATGACTATAACTATAATTATAACTATgaatataaatgtataaaatatgaatatattaatgaattaatataaattaatataaatatataaataaatataaaccaatatataaatatatacaaaatatatataaactaatcatcaaaataaaataaaaataaatgtataatataaatataaaaaatataaaccacatgtaaaaaaataaaccacatcatcaaaaacaattcaaaaaTCCCATCTCAAATTCCTTCTAAAATTCCCCACAAATATATTATCacaagttctttttttttttttcccaatttaaATCCTGGAGGTCCTCAATTAGTTGAAGATGTATTTTGAATAAAAACCGTGGAGAGCAATCCTGCCGTTTGCTCTCCTGGCTGAACTCCTGATCAGATTAAGGCTCTCCAGCAGCGAAATCCCCTTCCCCAGGCACCACaactcccagccctggggctcacGGTGCTCTCTCAGGCTGCTGTACCTCCTTCCTGCTCACTCACAGCAGCTGATCCTGGAGATTGTGCCACTGACAGCTCCACTCTGCTGCTGTCATTGGGTTttgagctcttttttttttttaattcctaagAAACTATTTTTGCCAGGAGCCAGGAGTGATTTGCATGTAGGGCTAATAATAATCCTGGGATATAACAGATTCTTCTGCCTTGAGGAGTGGCAGGAGGTGGAGGAAACAGGGCCCAACCATTTCATTTTAAAGAGGCTCagagagagctggagaaggacttgTGACGAGGAtgtggagggacaggacaaggagtaatGGATTTagactgacagagggcagggtgagatgggatattgggaaagaattcttccctgtgagggtgtgaggccctggcataggtgcccagagaagctgtggctgctcctggatccctggaagtgtccaaggccaggctggatggagcttggatcatcctgggatggtggaacttgtccctgcccaaggcagggggtggaatggatGATccttaagatcccttccaacccaaacccttccaaGTGTCTGTGATTCTACAGTAACCATTAATCTGTGTCTAACATCttgcccctgcccatgggacCCAGCCCAGAGTCCCTAAGGCAGCAGAGCAGTTTTGTCCTTTTATTTCTCCATTCCAGAGGCACTAAAAGCTGCTCTGATTTTCGCCTCCTCTCTGGAATCCCAGCTGGGGTTGCCCCAGTCACCCCCTTTTCTTTACAGACCCtttcccctctgctcctgtctccTCCACAGGCCAAGCTGTCAGGGGCCATGTCTCGGCGGATCAGGGCAGCTTTTGGGGCAGTGAACTTCTGGGCCATCGTCCTCTACAACATCCTGGCCCTCAACAGCCTGGAGTTTGCACTGCTGGTGACCAAGAGACTCCTCGTGACGGGTAAGGTGCTGCCAGCCTTCCCCACTGAGACAGCCCTGTCTGAactgctgtggcagctgaggACTGAGATCTTGAATCCTTTTgggtcccaagtgccactggcTTGTGGTGTGGCTGCTCCAAATGTCCTTAATTCTCATGCAAAAAGTGCAGGCAGGGGTTTCTTAGCCCACCCCCTGCTCCTCAGTGAGTGTTCTGGGGTACCAGCTGCCTGCCAAGTGTGCTTGTACagctcctggcccagcctgagcctggctTAGCctccctggagcactgcagaggTCACGTTCACCTCACCAAGGTGAGTCCCTGCCTGTGAAATGGTCCCTTGT is a window from the Passer domesticus isolate bPasDom1 chromosome 1, bPasDom1.hap1, whole genome shotgun sequence genome containing:
- the HHATL gene encoding protein-cysteine N-palmitoyltransferase HHAT-like protein isoform X3 — protein: MWFTSFRNIIIFALSGHVLFGKICSMTVPQHRAVMYMIYGVLAVLASMGLVYLMIILSHCLLLYSVALAKQKWLCYVAGLCCLASFKVEPFGSWQSGFVTGAFDLQDVLFYGGCTFTIMRCMSFALESSQKAEGIYSIFDLLKYNFYLPFFFFGPVMTFDQFHAQVSTRELRRKDDEMKSIRVNALLHVGAIVAVDIFFHFFYILTLPSDLKFVNRLSDWSLAGLAYSNLVYDWVKAAVMFGVINTIARLDHLDPPQPPKCITMLYIFAETHFDRGINDWLCKYVYDHIGENHDNILKELVASTTTFAITTLWLGPCEVVYIWSLVNCFGLNFELWVQKFFQLGPFAKLEAKLSGAMSRRIRAAFGAVNFWAIVLYNILALNSLEFALLVTKRLLVTGFPESTLSIWFITYCGVQLIKERERVLALQEEQQADKAKVE